Below is a genomic region from Cyprinus carpio isolate SPL01 chromosome B6, ASM1834038v1, whole genome shotgun sequence.
AAAAACAAATGGGAAAACACATTAACAACCATCTCACCACCTTTTAGCTGTGTATATTACTTTTATAATCTAACCGGATGCTTATTAAAAAACTCTGAATGTTTCCTGTAAATAAGTAGGCTCCAATATTAGAGAACTGAACGGTTAGCTGCAGTGAAAGTTTCCACTACATCTATGGGTTCACACAATGTGTGTAACCTACTTTAAAACCCTAGCGATCTACATCTACTCCAACTCTCCAAAGCAAAATAGTAGCAATAATAGTAATACAATACATATACAATAGTAacagaatttaattatttgaattatctTGAAGTAGCATGCACACAGTACATAGTAATAATGCATTACCATAGTATTATAAAGTATCATTACTGTATCATACTTCTCTTTTTTGTAAGGAAAACGATTAATACTTTgacatatatttgttttgaatgcaaTTAAAACATGGTCAATTATAGAGGACAGGAAAAAACACTTGTTATGTGAGGAAAACGTGTCAAAAGTTctaaaattatgattaataattagTGATACCCACTAACCTTGGTCATCTGGAGGTAAGTCAGGTTGGTTGTACAGGAAAAGTAATGGAAAGTCCAGTTCTTCTTGACCGTCGATGTTTTCGTATAAATTACTCATTGGACAAGTTTTCAAGCCAACGTTCCCTCAGTAAAAGtgatttaaaagacaaaaagaaacgaAAAGTTGAAACTAATCGGTCCTAATCGGAATAGTTTTCTCCGAAATAAAAACGGTTATTGACAGTTTAGTTTCTAAGGCAACGGAACGAAGTGTCAGTCAGTTGCGCTCTACTAATGATTCGATTGCGTTTGAGAGCGCGAGAGATGCTGCGCAGCTTCCggtttgaaaaaaacaacaacacagaccTCTGCGTGAGAAACTAAGAATAGGCAAACAACAAACCTGTATACGATTGTTTTGTGAGAAAGTTACAGAAAATGATTCTCAGCGTTGCAGAACCCACTTCAGTCAACCTCAGACGACAAAAAAGCGCTAAAACTTCACATATTAATATCATAGACATATATTGGAATGCGTATCAAATTCATTAGTTAAGCAAAACATATTTTGACTTGAGGTTTATGCTTTTCGTTTTTCGTTTAGGCCTTTATGGTTTAAGTTCTAAATACAGTCTGTTATGGGACAATCTATTATTTTATCTCTCAGACTCTATTTTTAGAAATGATGCGGGTCTCTTTGTTTTTACAGTGACTCCTCACCTGTCCATCCTCAGGTCACCTTATAAGGGTACTTAACAACAACAATGACGCCATCTGCTGGACTGACCTTTGAaagctttggtgcatttctcaaatcagaaatgaaattctcagaACTACTTGTAccacctccacatcatctagtcatttatacacatcataaaaccagtttctcattctttagAACAAGTTGTGATtacttttgtacattcatgcaattgattatgcacatttatctgcagtGTCAgctgctaatgtcatgttgctcaaaatgtattatatagttttctgtgcaatagtcttacccctcaaaacatctagtctttagttcatcgtataagtcattaaatgccaaatggttcatctagttgtcataaactgccaagtaagttttttcttacaaattattattagactttttgtaaatttggcatgaattgtgcaattgaatcttgactaatgaagagaatgtagatcaagCAATGATAAAGCATTTCTCTGAAACAGCTCAAAGtttcatctcatgaatcttcagttggaaagcatagacagaggacaacacaagagttacaaattctgacagtggacttattttttattttcatctttgtgcccatatttctttttccttttctatatcacaatgacattgtaaagggtttttttttttttttttttttttttggtcagaccactagtaaaagtgtaactaggaattctatccagtctctttcagtcaatatcccacatacagtaatgtgtaaatttgtacttttgaaatagATATATGGCACACgtaagcatatggcatactgttcaatacagtaactgtcatccaaaatgttgccataatttacatcagaacatccctccagagtacactgttatacTGACAACATGACTAAGTAATTTGACTTATCAAATTTTGACTAATAACTTGTAATTCTGATGGCACCAACATGTTCATtgacacaaatatttatttttgatagatgagaactaaggattttgagcaagagactggcttttgcaggtaatccattgtgttttgctatttgtacgagttgttttgagaaatgcacttactgttttgcaaatgtcaaagatgatttgaaaaatgtaccaaagcgactgagaaaaactgtaatcaaAATGAGTACTTGACATTTCAAGCAGTGACAGTGTGACAGACTACCCTGCAGGACGGAAGTgtgcaattaaaaacattttcaaagctatatatcaatatttcaatacttacaaataaatgccatttaaatAGTATGTCCTAACCTCCTAAAATCTTTGTTTCAGTCACAAATTAacctattaaataatatataggtAATTATTAGCCATGTGCATTTGTGCAATTCGACATTTGTATAAAGAATATACTGAACCACTGTAAAtaaattgaatgcattttaaCTGTGGTTTCCTTTTACTTTAGATCTTTatattaatttgcattaatttatttcctgttttatttaatgttacacCCCCTTGCACCCACAGCATTTACGGGTCGTAACAATATTACtcttttctgtattattttcttgCATCACTTACATGCCACTAACTTTCTCCTTTTTATCTCACAGCTGCATGCTTCGAGGGCCCCTGTCAGTGCTGTTAGCCTATCAATATGCTTTTATGACAGTTTATTAATGTAGATGTTTTTGCTGTGTCATCCGCCATGTTAGTTGATTTAATAAGGtaatttcacagtgttactgtcaGGGGTGTTACTGGTTCCCAAGTGTAACACCATTGACAAGAGAGCATTCTAgagaataataaaaactaattttatttctttaaatatgctATTTTATTCATTATGACCTTGTAtaaaacgagaaaaaaaatactaatcaaTTAACAGGCACAGTCTAGATTTAATATGCGCAGCGCTTGATGAGTTTATGTGTTTCTGGAGGGAAACCAATGTCAGAATGATCCTTGAGTTTCTGAAAAACAACCGAATCAACGTCAAGGGAGCCTGTCTGTCATCACCGTCTTCGCCAAACAGTGCTCACGTGCGTCCGCTAAGAGAAGTCAGTTAGTTCGGCGGACTCTGGTCGGAGCTCGCGCTGGCTCCTGTTGCCACAGCAACCACTGAGGAGAAATCCGTGCAGCTTCTGATGCGGTAGCGTTACCGCAATGAGGGGGATGTAGCAGTTGTGGTCGGACAGATGGGACCTCGAGATTGACTGTGACTCACCACAAAGCGACGAGGAAAGGATAATGTGGCGGTTATAGTCGATTGTTAGATTGGAGTGGACGGACGAGGCTGGAAACGACTGTTTTCGAGCCGCAATCAAGACCTGAGGGTGAGTGTCACTGGCGATAACTGCGGATTATAAACGTTTACAGCTTATGATATAAACCTTGAGTGTtggcaataaattattaaattacttaaaatgtttaTACGCATTTTCAACGCATAAACAACGCTTCAGCGCGACGCATTCGACGGACAAATAGCCACGACGTCGCGGAACGAGTGAGGCAACATGTGAGGCAAATTAGTTTTAATAAGTAACGTTAATCAGATTTATCCGAGCTGTCATTTAAATACTAAAACAGCTTGTGAGCAAGAAAAGCGGCGGCGCGACGTAAAATCGTCAAATAACAAACATCGTAATGCTCGCCGCGACAGATAACAGTTACCGTTATTTATGCGATTAGCCACAACTTGTGTTTGTTTAATGCAAAAACTAGAATCGTTTTATAATATCAGTACATTTGTTGTACCTCTAATAAAATCCACCCGAATcgattaatgtaaaaaaaaaaaaaaaaaaaaaaaaaaaacctgttggaTCTAAACCAGCGATGGCCATTAAAAATAGCAGCTATATTTTTGTAACTAAATTATGCAAAATAGTGATTGCTGAGATTGTTGACTGGTGTTGaaattttattagtttgattaGTAGCCTAATATGAACCGTATCTGTAGTGGTTTTATAGACAGCTCATGTAATTAAAGGTAGGCTAATTAATTTGCATAGGTCTTCCTTATCGTTTGCAAACTGTCTCCATGACTAAACCATTGCATATATCTCTTATAACTCTCAACATTTTAACTGATGGATGTGAAAATTAGTCAAACTAATGAGTCTGTGGCTAAAAatggttaataaataaaaataaacttttattacaGTAGGCACAAATCAGTTGTCAAGAGCTGTTTGAATGATTTGAAGAGTTGTTGTATTGCGCACATGATATCTTGCAGAATCAGACTCCTCTCTAATGAACTGTGAATACAGTCCTTGAGAGAACTGAGAGTGAGAGAGTATTAGCATGTTATATAAAGTCTTATGTGGAGGATGAATTGTAATTACCTCACGAACGCTGTCATTAATAGAGTCAGTGCTAGATGCAAGAcacaaacatattattaaaacgattaatgcatgtttaaaagcATTAGAATCGCACAAAAGGGTCCAATTCTAGCTTTCATGAAAAACATGTGAGAGTCTTCTAAAGATGGATAGACTTCTAAGAAGTGCTTTGCACCTCAACCTCCAATTATACTTATTTATGGCGACAGTGTTCAGCCTTGGCAATGTTCCTGATTGCAAAATGGCATGTCTTGGCGAAACCCAGCGGTCACTTGAGGATGGGTTGATCATTTAGGACTTTAAGTGACATTACAAAATATCTCTCTTCCAAATCTGGGCCCACATATAGCTGTACCCCTTCTTTCAGGACTCAGACAGGGTCACTGTAAACTAGGCCACTAGTTACCTGTGTGGGTTGGTCTGCTTCATACCTTGGCTTCAATGAATAGAATGGCTAACTCGGATGTGAAATCTTCACTGAGCTGTCACACTAAATCAGGAACAGCAACTACAAAAAACAAGCTCTTTTTTTACTGCAtggccagaagtgacagaaaATAAGGCTCTGCTCCAAAATGAAACTGGTTTTAAAAGAGACCTCACAAGTTATTTGTATCTATAATGAAAAACCAAATGGATAAATTTGTAGATTTGACTCTGATTGCACACTGTATTTAACAGCTACTCTTTCTCgctgtttttaaaagcttttttaacaTATTGAACTGTTCTGAAAATGCATCTGCAATGCTTCTCTAGCAGTTTATCTTCATCACTTTCCTTGTTTTGCTGGAGAGTCTGATATCCTTCCGTTCGGTTGTCAAGACAAAGGTACATTTAGTGCTGATGTCCGGACGGCTCCGCTGGGTGCGATGAGTTACTGTCAGTTCTGGCAGAAATTAAATTGCTGGTCAAAATGAATTGACAGGAGATTTATTTAGCGGTATCGTGCATTCGGTCTCATTAGTTTTGCACAGAAATCAATTGTAGGTGCATCTCTTACTGATAATACACCACATTCCTTTGAAGATTTTAAACTAGTTGCCAatattactttcttaatacacatcCCAGATCTTATTTTGAAGctcacattataaaaaaaatgctttgttagTCATATGAAACAACTTTTTGGCTGCAATCACCAGGCCACACGGGCAGATAACTACTGCCATTAGTGTTGTAGGTAATGTAGCCTTTCTAGAATCTTGCCAGTAGTTAACAGTAATTTATAGCTATTTACTGAAAcaataactaacaataaatagGAATTGTAAGAATTGTTACCAGTGATATATGAAGAGACGCTCTTGAGGATGAACTTGACCTTTAGCTTCCACGTTCCAGTCAAAAGCATTTCAGAAGggttcctgatggataaaatggATAAAAGCCAATTTTTAACTAAATGTATATGAGTTATacttggaaatacatcacattacagaaataCAGTAAGTTGTAAATGCTGTTTGGATTGGTAATTCTGCTAGTGGTAGAgaataatgctttttttgtgtgattttatgaTTTTCCTTATTCTGTCAGTTTTAAATGGTCCTTCACGAGGAGATCGGTaccttcctgcagaatttagttTCCGTCCTGATACACTCCTATAATTCTCAAGCATCAATTACACAATTAATGTGCATTTTGTGGCACTAGTGCAAACAAGCTTCCTGTCTAGGTACTGAAAAAGAGACAAAGAAACACGACACATCTGCTTTATTCCAACTAAAATCACTTGAACACACACCACATCAAAACAATGCAAGGTACATCCCAGGAGAACTTTGGTGGGCATGAGGGTGGTCCGTTATCTAAAggttattgcactttattttaatgcatctaaAAGGAAACAGATGGGCGTAGTTATTtctgattatttgtttttaaaacaggctTTATCGACATATCTAACTGAAGCCAGTCATCTGTGGTTTGTAAACATAAGTTGTTAGCCTGGAACCACCAGTTTGACTTAAATGACTGATCAGTGATGATTAACATGCATCTAGGGTCTAAATTCAGAGCATCATTAGAAGTATTCCTTTTTTTAACCCATTTAAACTTAACATGGAGTTATTATATATCCTAGAGagtgtaattaatttaatgagctaaaaataaaggtttatatGTTCAAActaacactgaaaataagaaGCATTTCAGAAGGCCTGCATGCTCCTCCAAAGGCTGACGTAAACATTGGAGCAGGCAGGTGAACTGGTATTATTTATGTAACCCCACAGGACCAGGACACAGATGGTGTTTTCCTGTGAACGCCCCTTGCATCTTTATTTCCgcttctcacacaaacacatagcCTACACACAGACGCAATTATCTCCTGTGGTTACTGGCACGACAGGTCACCCAAGCAAGAAGATGACAAACACCAACTGACACTTTTCAATTTTATCACTTttcaaattcaattattttagaaACAGGACACTTTAGATATCCTGAACGGACAATGACCTAAGTAAATAGAAATTGATTTTTCATTAAAGAGCTCAGTATTGAGAGTATCTTAATAAACATGTTCACtttacctaaaaaaataaaataaaaatgaagaaattttaTTTCGTATAAAGACAATTCATGACAattaagggggtcatatgatgttgctaaaaaaaacattattttctgtatttggtgtaatgaaatgtttatgctgtttaaggttaaaaaaaacattactttccacgttgtttctcctctatgccccaccttctgaaacgcatcgttttttacaaagctcatgggtctgaaaagtgaggtgtgctctgattggccagttatccagtgccatgtgattggccgaatgtttCAAGcatctgacggaaatgttacgcccctcaacatatactgttatggcgtgtcccggtcagaacactggcattacaggacaaaaacaataaaacccattacaaatgaggcagttgttgcatccagtggggacataattactgattgtaATTAcctatactgtctttttacgcgttgcatatcgcgccacataaacataaaaccatgtctgcatttgtgatcggagaaacgacaaacaagtgctactctacactgctcaaaattcacgtttgaatcatcagtggcaaatccttcacgtatgtaaacctacttacataccgtgagtcagaagcaccagacagtccttgcaaagagtgaggaaCGGCctgcggcttgagtgagcggcatgtgacgaccccgggctggactctgcttcgtccacggtgaaagccgatctggcaatccacagtgcgaagttgatgtattttcctcagtgaccagcacagatcagctctaggcatgacggagcGGGTAacgtgctcttttggaaggccaaacaaagtaatttcacTTTCATAATGAAAACAgagcttctccatgaaatggtgccggcggcaacagcaagaataaaaggtacaccttctctctttgcgtgaacatatggacggcgttatgcaaatcttcccacttactgacgtagagatgtgggggcgtgttagaacgagccatttcggggggcgtggacaagtcttaacttttataaagaacatctctttggatttgagactttagtctttgcaacttgacagatcttctttatgcaccatgagcttgtaacacttcaaagagaaaggaaaaatttttatcgcatcatatgaccacctTTAAGCACTTATTCACAAATTTCTCATTACAtgagttgagtttttttttttttaattcccattATTCTTAATGGttgttttaattactgtaatgtaattaattaatttctataaGGTCTTCCCctcacatataaaaataaagaaaattgtcctaaaaattattttcaaactaatttatttttcttcatgtttctgACAGGTTTCGTAATACATGGTCCATAAATAGAAGTATTAACTAATTTAGGCAGATGCATATGTTTGCCATTCTAGGCTACACATACTCCGTTTTCTTGCcaatgtttttgtaaagccaaCATGATGATAACTTCAGATCCAGCCCATGAATTTAAGCATCAcacaaactgcatttaaaaacagcacattCTTCATCTGAATAAAGATCTTTATTTACAAGCCACTGAAAACTGCAACCATGTTTGCAGCCAACtataatgaatttaatatattccACTGCAACTACACTGATTACTCAGCTAAATGTAGATGTGCCCTTAGCATGTATTGACTCGCTGCtgttttaatgtcaaataaattcTGTATGACGGTTGCGTTCTTTTAACCTTCGCTCCTCTCGCTTCATCTTGGATGTCAGGTTTGACCCACTGGCTTTTATTCAACAGACTCTGCTGCCATTTACATGACCGAGCTGAGGAACCCTTAGAGACAAGCTGCCATACAATGTCAAAGTCATAATTTCAGCACATCACTGCATCCTCAACTGTTGGACACGAGTCCGTGTGAGTGTGTGACAGTCCTTATCACAGTCATCAaggttgggtgggggggggtaggCAGGGGACGCTGTATCCTCTAGCACCGCACGCATGCTATTTATAGACTGGCTTCAAATTCGAACAACCTGCGCTGTGAGACATGGAAAGagaaaggagggaaaaaaattgtaatgtttggtAGTGggaaattaaatttgcatgtttGCCGCTTCTCTTGTTATCATCCACTTGCATCACTTGTTTGCCTCTCTGTCAGATTGGAGTGAGTCACGTCCACAGGGAATCAAGAAATACAGGAGCTAACTACATTTGTAATCAAATTATATAGCCTCCGTTGGCCTTCGCTTGAATGGCTTGCCACGCCTATGGCAAGTGCAAATAAGGATTTCCTTTAGCCACTATTTTAGCAAAGTAGTCaatgaaacatgcatttttgCCATATACAAGGATGAAACCAAATATTGAGGATAAAAGTTTAGGAATTTGACATTAAAAAGTCAACAACTAGCCACTAACCTTAATATTGGGAGGAACAACTATAACTGTTTTTGGCCGACGGTGTGCATGCTTTCtatcacacacacccacccctATGTTGACATCTATACACCCGATAGGAAGGGCTTGATGAATGCAAAGGGTTTGTAGCGGTGCTGGCTCAATGACACTAGAAGGGTTTTACTTACACAAGGTAAGTACAGATATCAAGCTATTCCCTCTTACGTTCTTCAGATCTACTGTAAAGTGGTAAAATTTCGCATTTtgcaaacaattacatttttatctcaATAACACGTCTGTGTCTTCTctcattttttttgcagaatgAACAAAGTGCTTGGAGGGACAATGTGAGCATTCAGAGTTGAAGGTCATAATCAAGTGTAGCCATTACTGGAAGAAAATATCTGGCAGTATTCAGGAGGATCCTGCTGACTTTATCTGAATCTGCGATTCTTCCGCCTCATTCTAGAATCAGCTATGGATAACGAGACAAAAACACGCTCTGTGTCCAGACTCTGATTTTAAAGGAACTGGCAGATGCTTGCTTTGGAATGTTTTTAGACTTCTCTGATGTCAActaactttatttctttattgcttCTTTGGTTTTGTCTTTCTCTAAACCATGCTGGAAAAACCCAAGTAAGTTCTTTAACTGAGTGCGGACAGTGAATGGAGATCCTCATTTAGCATGCAATGAATTTCTCTTGTGTTTTAGTATAATCTGCTTGTCATATATACATCAGGGTGTCTTATGGACATATGTATAATATTAAGCTTTCCGTCAAGACTCAGATTTGCTTTTGTGGACTTCTAATCAGCAGTATATGCAGCAAGCTCTTAAAAAGATGAATTTAAGCAATCCGTTTTGGTGAAAAACAAACGCGAAGCAGAAAAACAAGGGCTATCGAGGACAGTGCTCAGGTGCTGCTCCTATAGCATACAAAAATTTGCTTAATTTGAACATTTGCACCTGCTTCCTGACTCTTTCGCTCCTCTCAGCTGTGGCCAAGCTCCATCTCTCAGGATGAGCCAGAAGTCCGACTCAGAGACTGAGAGCTCCCAGGCACCGGTGATTTATACGGTGGAGGAACTGGAGTGCAAGATCTGCTACAATCGCTTTGACACCCGAGCTCGCAAGCCCAAGGTGTTGAGCTGCTTGCACCGGGTCTGTGCCAAATGTCTAAAAAAGATGGTGGAGCTGGACTCGTCTCCAAGCATCATCAGCTGCCCCTTCTGTCGCCACGAGACTCACGTCCCTGACGAGGAAATCTGGTTGCTTCAAGATGACAGCAACATTTTGGCTATTCTGACTTACCAGGACCGGGCGCGTAAGAGTGGCACCACACCCACTGGTGAGGTCCTTTTGACGCCCAACAGTCTGAGCGGAGGCGAGCAGGCCCACAGCTCCTCCGACTGCCTCGTCATCACAGTCATGGAAATCCCTGGAGAGTCGCAGTCCTCGGACTCTATGAGCATGTTGCGCTTGTATCGGACGGCCAGCTTGGACTCCTTGCCTTGCCACCTGCCCGTGCAGAAGTGTCGGGCTTGGACGTCTCATTCGGTTCCTCGC
It encodes:
- the LOC109052130 gene encoding E3 ubiquitin-protein ligase RNF182-like, whose translation is MSQKSDSETESSQAPVIYTVEELECKICYNRFDTRARKPKVLSCLHRVCAKCLKKMVELDSSPSIISCPFCRHETHVPDEEIWLLQDDSNILAILTYQDRARKSGTTPTGEVLLTPNSLSGGEQAHSSSDCLVITVMEIPGESQSSDSMSMLRLYRTASLDSLPCHLPVQKCRAWTSHSVPRFLMGFLCLVYFSSLPLGIYLLMIQQLTMGVILVSLVPSTLVLCVFYGFCQCLCHEIMEAIAT